The proteins below come from a single Halobacillus salinarum genomic window:
- the hutP gene encoding hut operon transcriptional regulator HutP → MTQKIQIGKLAMLVASLTPDELEPFMPALGEVSYCQGKAGSMEVQKVIAAVETAAKRNGIIKENVYRETHALYHAILESLEGVMRGQLGVGNMMRTVGLRFAIVRGEPYEHEKEGEWIAVAFYGTIGAPVKGLEHETFGLGINHI, encoded by the coding sequence ATGACACAAAAGATTCAAATCGGGAAGCTTGCCATGCTTGTTGCATCGCTCACACCTGATGAACTGGAGCCATTTATGCCTGCCCTTGGTGAAGTGAGTTACTGCCAGGGAAAAGCAGGATCCATGGAGGTTCAAAAGGTGATTGCAGCGGTGGAAACAGCTGCCAAGCGAAACGGCATCATTAAAGAAAATGTGTATCGGGAAACACATGCCTTGTATCATGCCATTCTGGAATCATTGGAAGGCGTCATGCGTGGACAGCTCGGCGTGGGAAATATGATGCGGACGGTCGGACTGCGCTTTGCTATCGTCCGCGGTGAGCCTTATGAGCATGAGAAAGAAGGCGAATGGATTGCCGTAGCGTTTTACGGAACGATCGGAGCTCCTGTAAAAGGTTTGGAACACGAGACATTTGGACTGGGCATCAATCATATATAA
- a CDS encoding response regulator transcription factor, which produces MSLRIIIVDDEPVIRRGLSATVPWEEHEMEVVGQAGDGWEAIRMMKEHGPVDLIITDVRMPHMDGLELASFTAEHFPAIKIIMISGYDDFKYAKKALQLGVQDYLLKPVDVDELIRVSNKIKKEILLEQNENAEYRKTKLKNAIYHQVWDFPVKIPQDLKRFGKVSVFPFMSTLNHYAAYLKDKNGDLEQIKSNWKTKIEEKFITEGYETFSIFTSENVLLTCVIEGRGTLNTEQAVKLLKAVQLNAKFVVSEEHVPISSLYQSYRLLFRSLKYLPAHSTRVIFPVKEEAEREYVYPEHLEAELLHAFFQLDHEQVEKVTEQLFHTFKDNHFLLEDVVRTGEKLLNSVLERYEKLLGQGSDYPTLHYREGINLEQFNSYSLLESQFREDLKKLVQELNLSQSESKDWLIERAEEYIQSYYTSEIKAHEVADVINISPNYFSSLFKQKTGKKFNEYVHDLRVNRSKILLAETPFKVSEIAEQVGYQEYKYFVKVFKNYTGMTPTKYRRLMTIKS; this is translated from the coding sequence ATGAGTCTTAGAATAATCATTGTCGATGATGAACCGGTCATCAGGAGAGGGCTTTCCGCAACAGTACCCTGGGAAGAGCATGAGATGGAAGTGGTGGGGCAGGCAGGTGACGGCTGGGAAGCAATCAGGATGATGAAGGAGCATGGGCCGGTCGATTTAATCATCACAGATGTCAGAATGCCTCATATGGATGGCTTGGAACTCGCTTCCTTTACAGCAGAACATTTCCCGGCAATCAAGATCATCATGATCAGCGGTTATGATGACTTTAAATACGCAAAGAAAGCCCTGCAGTTAGGAGTACAGGATTATCTACTAAAGCCCGTGGATGTAGACGAATTGATACGAGTTTCTAATAAGATTAAGAAGGAAATTCTACTTGAACAGAATGAAAACGCAGAATATCGAAAAACAAAGCTGAAAAATGCGATATACCACCAGGTTTGGGATTTTCCTGTAAAGATCCCTCAAGATCTGAAACGGTTCGGAAAGGTCAGCGTTTTCCCATTCATGAGTACCTTGAATCATTATGCTGCCTATCTCAAAGATAAAAATGGTGATCTCGAGCAGATAAAAAGTAACTGGAAGACTAAAATAGAGGAAAAATTTATAACCGAAGGCTATGAAACATTTTCGATCTTCACAAGTGAAAACGTGTTGCTTACTTGTGTGATCGAGGGGCGGGGGACGCTTAATACCGAGCAGGCAGTGAAGCTCCTCAAAGCGGTACAACTTAATGCTAAATTTGTAGTAAGTGAAGAACACGTACCGATCAGCTCTTTGTATCAGTCATACCGCTTGCTTTTTCGCTCTCTTAAATACTTGCCTGCGCATAGTACCCGAGTCATCTTTCCCGTTAAAGAGGAAGCTGAAAGAGAGTATGTCTACCCGGAACATCTGGAAGCTGAACTGCTTCACGCCTTTTTTCAACTCGATCATGAGCAAGTAGAGAAGGTAACAGAACAGCTGTTTCACACATTTAAAGACAACCATTTTTTACTTGAAGATGTCGTCCGAACGGGGGAAAAGTTGTTAAACAGCGTGTTGGAACGGTATGAAAAGCTATTAGGTCAAGGATCTGATTATCCCACTTTGCACTATCGCGAAGGGATTAACCTGGAGCAGTTTAATTCTTATTCGCTTCTTGAATCACAGTTCCGTGAAGATTTGAAGAAACTCGTCCAGGAACTGAACCTTTCTCAATCCGAGAGTAAGGACTGGCTTATAGAGAGGGCGGAGGAGTACATTCAATCCTATTACACCTCTGAGATTAAGGCTCATGAAGTCGCGGATGTGATTAATATTTCTCCTAATTACTTCAGTTCATTGTTTAAACAGAAAACAGGAAAGAAATTTAACGAATACGTGCATGATTTGAGAGTCAACCGGTCGAAGATTCTGCTGGCAGAAACGCCGTTTAAAGTCAGCGAAATCGCAGAGCAGGTTGGCTATCAGGAATATAAATATTTTGTCAAAGTGTTTAAGAACTACACAGGGATGACCCCAACAAAATATCGAAGGCTTATGACAATCAAATCATAG
- the hutH gene encoding histidine ammonia-lyase, which produces MVELNGEDLTLEQMKAICLNNDPVAIAPESLTKVRSSRKVVQGIVERKEQVYGINTGFGKLSDVAIADQDVDRLQLHLIRSHACGVGDPFPERVSRAMVVLRLNALLKGYSGVREGVVTRLAELVNKGIHPVIPSQGSLGASGDLAPLSHLALVLIGEGKVFYKGNIEDTKQVYQRLNMKSLHLKAKEGLALINGTQAMTAVGVMNWLEASKLADASHWIASMTLEALEGIIDAFHPAIHEARGYPEQMEAAEKVRSITKGSGLITHQGERRVQDAYSLRCIPQVHGASMQSFNYVKEKLTIEMNAATDNPLILDDGKLVVSGGNFHGQPIALAMDFMKIGAAELANISERRVERLVNPQLNDLPAFLSPNPGLQSGAMIMQYSAASLVSENKTLAHPASVDSIPSSANQEDHVSMGTIGARHASQIIGNAYRVMAIELICAMQALEYRGVHKAAPKVQKLYKKARTVVPSITVDRVFSEDIERLTEWLKGDGFDWNDFEPEDVKGGEYYVDHA; this is translated from the coding sequence ATGGTCGAACTGAACGGAGAAGATTTAACGTTAGAACAAATGAAAGCGATTTGTCTCAATAACGATCCTGTTGCAATTGCGCCTGAAAGCCTGACTAAGGTGAGATCCAGCCGCAAGGTCGTGCAAGGGATTGTGGAAAGAAAAGAACAAGTCTATGGAATCAATACAGGTTTTGGAAAATTAAGTGATGTGGCCATTGCAGACCAGGATGTGGACCGGCTACAGCTTCACTTAATTCGCTCACATGCCTGCGGAGTGGGAGACCCATTCCCGGAACGCGTAAGCCGGGCGATGGTAGTGCTGAGGCTGAATGCGCTGTTGAAGGGTTATTCTGGTGTTCGGGAAGGTGTAGTCACACGGCTTGCTGAATTAGTAAACAAAGGCATTCATCCGGTAATCCCATCTCAAGGCTCACTCGGCGCCTCAGGCGATCTTGCACCGCTTTCCCACCTGGCTCTCGTACTTATCGGTGAAGGGAAAGTTTTTTATAAAGGAAATATTGAAGACACAAAGCAAGTGTATCAGCGATTAAATATGAAGTCTCTGCATTTGAAAGCAAAGGAAGGACTCGCTCTTATCAATGGTACCCAGGCGATGACGGCTGTGGGAGTTATGAACTGGCTGGAAGCATCCAAACTCGCAGATGCGAGCCATTGGATAGCATCGATGACTTTGGAAGCTTTAGAAGGCATTATTGATGCGTTTCACCCTGCGATTCATGAAGCGAGAGGCTATCCAGAACAAATGGAAGCAGCTGAAAAAGTTCGTAGTATCACAAAAGGCAGCGGGCTTATAACCCATCAAGGTGAGAGGCGTGTCCAGGATGCTTATTCGCTTCGTTGTATACCTCAAGTGCACGGAGCTTCCATGCAAAGTTTTAACTATGTAAAGGAGAAGCTTACGATTGAAATGAATGCGGCTACAGATAATCCGCTCATTCTAGACGATGGCAAGCTTGTTGTTTCCGGAGGGAACTTTCATGGTCAGCCGATTGCCTTAGCGATGGATTTTATGAAGATTGGGGCAGCGGAACTGGCGAATATTTCTGAACGTCGAGTGGAAAGACTCGTCAATCCTCAGTTGAATGATTTACCTGCATTCTTAAGTCCAAATCCTGGTCTGCAATCCGGAGCCATGATTATGCAGTATTCTGCAGCGTCGCTCGTTTCTGAAAACAAGACGCTAGCACATCCGGCAAGTGTCGATTCCATTCCTTCTTCAGCTAATCAGGAAGATCACGTCAGCATGGGAACGATTGGAGCAAGGCACGCTTCCCAAATCATTGGCAATGCTTACAGAGTAATGGCCATTGAATTAATTTGTGCCATGCAGGCGCTTGAATACCGCGGTGTCCATAAAGCTGCACCAAAGGTACAAAAGTTGTATAAAAAAGCAAGAACTGTCGTGCCATCGATTACTGTGGACCGGGTTTTCTCAGAAGATATTGAACGCCTCACGGAATGGTTGAAAGGTGATGGCTTTGACTGGAATGATTTCGAGCCGGAGGATGTAAAAGGGGGAGAATACTATGTCGACCACGCGTAA
- a CDS encoding sensor histidine kinase: protein MFRRWGLTKQFATVFLILITLPTILFGSLIYIQTTKIFKDQAEDSTIELLEKNEESLRAVIRGIESMSSYMIYDENFRTFFLTKEEEMASEKYKKAEEGIRGYFTFQITSQDYIDSILLRARDGHELRFGNPVAGNEEALDRAAEDLKGKFYWSDAYPMTSDWDGQKAIVSLSRVINDINHINEPVGMVRIRLDEEDLYHAYGAGLATKQGDYFLMSENGEVVLSEDSSQVGQPFPSSKIVNLVVHNKQATTDYRTNHTTYLVVKKKIEGTRWFSVAIVDKGEVVHELYNVRSLIVTMIILLAILGIIAFIGFYIFNIKRIVELTNQTKQLETGDFSVNVQVKTEDEIGQLGMRFNQMVKKIQQHINTEYKLKIKQKESELKSLQNQMDPHFLYNTLDMIRWTARLEKAMETGQLIERLSKIFRLNLNKGKMWVRLEDELNYIYNYLELQKSRLGEKLDFHIFYDAELKDAILLSHVLQPLVENSIAHGFKGLGRQGTITVRCYRKNNMIWMDVIDNGCGFKPSNSKEEGGGLALRNLQERIAIAFGGDYGIEQLEDHEGAWIRVKIPFLLESDIKIIDKEQGENDES, encoded by the coding sequence ATGTTTCGACGCTGGGGCCTCACTAAACAGTTTGCCACCGTATTCTTAATATTGATTACACTTCCAACAATTTTATTCGGCAGTCTTATCTATATCCAAACGACTAAAATCTTTAAGGATCAAGCTGAAGACAGCACGATTGAGCTGCTGGAAAAGAATGAGGAAAGCCTGAGGGCCGTGATTCGCGGCATAGAAAGCATGTCTTCCTATATGATTTATGACGAGAATTTCCGTACTTTTTTTCTAACGAAGGAAGAAGAGATGGCCAGTGAAAAATACAAAAAAGCGGAGGAAGGCATTCGCGGGTATTTTACCTTTCAAATTACTTCCCAGGATTACATCGATTCCATTTTACTGCGTGCAAGAGATGGGCATGAATTAAGGTTTGGCAACCCTGTGGCAGGGAATGAAGAAGCTTTGGATCGGGCGGCTGAGGATCTTAAAGGGAAATTCTATTGGAGTGATGCTTATCCGATGACGAGCGACTGGGACGGTCAAAAAGCGATCGTCAGTCTCTCACGGGTGATTAATGACATCAATCACATTAACGAGCCTGTCGGGATGGTGCGAATTCGTCTGGATGAAGAGGATCTCTACCATGCCTATGGGGCTGGACTTGCCACTAAGCAAGGCGACTATTTTTTAATGTCTGAGAATGGAGAAGTTGTTCTTAGTGAGGATTCTTCACAAGTAGGGCAGCCGTTCCCAAGTTCTAAAATCGTTAATCTTGTCGTCCATAATAAACAAGCGACGACTGACTACCGCACCAATCATACGACTTACTTAGTTGTAAAAAAGAAAATAGAAGGTACACGCTGGTTTTCTGTGGCGATCGTGGACAAAGGGGAAGTCGTTCATGAATTATATAACGTGCGGAGCTTAATCGTTACGATGATTATTTTACTGGCGATCCTTGGAATCATTGCGTTTATCGGCTTTTACATTTTCAATATTAAACGAATTGTGGAGTTGACCAACCAGACGAAGCAGTTGGAGACCGGGGATTTTTCCGTAAATGTGCAGGTGAAGACGGAAGATGAAATCGGACAGCTGGGCATGCGGTTTAATCAAATGGTTAAAAAGATTCAACAGCATATTAATACGGAATATAAATTAAAGATTAAGCAAAAGGAATCGGAATTGAAATCGCTGCAAAACCAAATGGATCCTCATTTTCTATATAACACCCTCGATATGATCCGCTGGACAGCCCGTCTGGAGAAAGCGATGGAAACGGGACAGTTAATTGAACGTCTTTCCAAAATATTTCGGCTGAACTTGAATAAAGGCAAGATGTGGGTGCGGCTGGAGGATGAGCTGAACTATATTTATAATTACCTGGAGTTACAAAAGAGCCGTTTAGGAGAAAAGCTTGATTTTCATATTTTTTATGATGCAGAACTGAAGGATGCAATTCTTTTAAGCCATGTTCTTCAGCCGCTAGTAGAGAATAGTATTGCTCACGGTTTCAAAGGACTCGGAAGACAGGGAACCATTACTGTCCGGTGTTACCGGAAGAATAACATGATTTGGATGGATGTAATTGATAACGGCTGCGGCTTCAAACCATCCAATAGTAAAGAGGAAGGCGGAGGACTCGCGCTTCGCAATTTGCAGGAAAGAATCGCGATTGCTTTTGGCGGCGATTATGGGATCGAACAGCTGGAAGATCATGAAGGCGCATGGATTCGGGTGAAAATTCCATTCTTACTGGAATCAGATATTAAAATCATAGACAAAGAGCAAGGTGAGAACGATGAGTCTTAG
- the hutU gene encoding urocanate hydratase, with the protein MSTTRKLKASRGTEIECKGWEQEAVLRMLHNNLDPEVAENPDELVVYGGIGKAARNWEAFEAIAKTLKRLESDETMLVQSGKPVGVFKTHEAAPRVLLSNSVLVPKWANWEHFHELDQKGLMMYGQMTAGSWIYIGSQGILQGTYETFAALSEKHFQGSLKGTLTLTAGLGGMGGAQPLAVTMNGGVVIGVEVDPARIDKRIKSGYCDRITESLDEAVQWAQEAREHEQALSIGLVGNAAEIHHELLKRKIKVDIVTDQTSAHDPLNGYVPESYTLEEAAELRKEQPEIYVQLASKSMARHVEAMLEFQSRGSIVFDYGNNIRQVALDEGVKNAFDFPGFVPAYIRPLFCEGKGPFRWVALSGDEKDIYRTDELMKELFPENKKLMRWIDMAQEKVKFQGLPSRICWLGYGERAKFGLALNELVRRGELKAPVVIGRDHLDCGSVASPNRETEAMKDGSDAVGDWAVLNALINTAAGGSWISFHHGGGVGMGYSLHAGMVIVADGTELAKERLERVLTTDPGMGIIRHADAGYEKAEQVAGCHNIDIPMNP; encoded by the coding sequence ATGTCGACCACGCGTAAGCTTAAAGCGTCAAGAGGGACAGAGATCGAATGCAAGGGCTGGGAACAAGAAGCGGTGCTGCGAATGCTCCACAATAATTTGGATCCGGAAGTAGCCGAAAATCCTGATGAATTGGTGGTCTATGGGGGAATTGGCAAGGCAGCAAGAAACTGGGAGGCATTTGAAGCCATTGCGAAAACGTTAAAGCGTTTAGAGTCTGATGAAACAATGCTGGTTCAGTCAGGGAAACCGGTCGGAGTTTTTAAAACGCACGAAGCTGCTCCAAGAGTCTTGTTGTCTAATTCTGTGCTTGTGCCTAAATGGGCCAACTGGGAGCATTTTCACGAATTAGATCAAAAAGGACTGATGATGTACGGTCAAATGACAGCCGGAAGCTGGATCTATATTGGTTCACAGGGGATTTTGCAAGGAACCTACGAAACCTTTGCCGCGCTTTCTGAGAAACACTTTCAAGGATCCTTGAAAGGCACGCTGACTTTAACAGCCGGCTTAGGCGGGATGGGAGGCGCCCAGCCGCTCGCGGTCACGATGAACGGAGGCGTTGTCATCGGTGTAGAAGTCGACCCTGCTAGAATTGATAAGCGAATCAAATCAGGATACTGTGACAGGATAACTGAATCACTGGACGAAGCGGTACAATGGGCACAGGAGGCGAGGGAGCACGAACAAGCACTGTCCATTGGTCTCGTTGGGAACGCTGCAGAGATTCATCACGAACTCTTAAAAAGAAAGATAAAGGTGGATATTGTGACTGATCAGACCTCTGCTCATGACCCGCTCAACGGCTATGTGCCTGAGTCCTACACTTTGGAAGAGGCTGCCGAGTTAAGAAAAGAACAACCGGAAATATACGTGCAGCTTGCCTCTAAATCAATGGCACGTCATGTGGAAGCGATGCTGGAATTTCAAAGTCGAGGTTCCATCGTATTTGATTATGGCAACAATATCCGTCAAGTCGCTTTAGACGAAGGAGTGAAGAATGCTTTCGATTTTCCTGGCTTTGTGCCTGCTTACATTCGGCCGCTGTTTTGCGAAGGTAAAGGGCCGTTTCGCTGGGTCGCATTATCCGGAGATGAAAAAGACATTTATCGTACGGATGAATTAATGAAAGAATTGTTCCCGGAAAACAAGAAGCTGATGAGATGGATTGATATGGCTCAGGAAAAAGTGAAGTTTCAAGGTCTTCCGTCCAGGATTTGCTGGCTTGGCTACGGGGAACGGGCCAAATTTGGGCTTGCGCTTAATGAACTGGTCCGGCGCGGAGAGTTGAAAGCGCCTGTGGTCATCGGTCGTGATCATTTAGATTGTGGCTCGGTTGCTTCCCCGAATCGGGAAACGGAGGCGATGAAAGACGGCAGCGATGCAGTAGGGGACTGGGCAGTATTGAACGCTTTAATTAATACCGCTGCAGGAGGTTCCTGGATTTCTTTTCACCATGGAGGCGGTGTTGGGATGGGGTATTCCCTGCATGCCGGAATGGTCATCGTAGCTGATGGCACAGAGCTTGCTAAAGAACGTCTGGAAAGAGTATTAACGACCGACCCGGGTATGGGAATCATACGCCATGCCGATGCAGGATATGAAAAAGCAGAGCAAGTGGCCGGCTGCCACAATATTGATATTCCAATGAATCCATAA
- a CDS encoding glycoside hydrolase family 1 protein — translation MDKKTMQIPENFILGAAISAWQSEGWSGKKDTQDSYIDMWYKNDKYVWHNGYGPAVATDFRNRYKEDIGYMKEIGLTHFRTSINWSRFLTDYENAVVDEEYAAYIDDVINELIENGVEPMICLEHYEVPAVLFEQYGGWGSKQVLELFVNYAEKVFERYGDRVKHWFTFNEPVVVQTRVYLDAIRYPYEQNTKKWMQWNFNKGLATARVVKLFKELELKEKYGAKIGVILNPEVTYARSTAEHDQKAARMYDLLFNRTFLDPAIHGTYPQELFEVMDTHGITFDYTEDELQTIKENRVDYVGLNLYFPHRVKARTSAWNDDIPFHPEFYYEKFDLPGKKMNPYRGWEIYPQIMYDMAMRMKTEYGNIEWFIAENGMGVENEKRFKNEAGMIVDDYRIEFISEHLKWLLKGVEEGSNCHGYMLWAFSDNVSPMNAFKNRYGLVEIDLENNRNRSLKKSAHWYQRIIETSQFEAAREDEYK, via the coding sequence ATGGACAAAAAAACGATGCAAATCCCAGAAAATTTTATATTAGGGGCAGCGATTTCTGCTTGGCAGTCGGAGGGATGGTCAGGAAAAAAGGATACCCAGGATTCTTATATAGACATGTGGTATAAAAATGATAAATACGTATGGCATAACGGCTATGGACCAGCTGTAGCGACTGACTTTAGAAACCGATACAAAGAGGACATCGGCTATATGAAAGAAATAGGGTTAACCCACTTCCGAACTTCGATTAACTGGTCACGCTTTTTAACCGATTACGAAAACGCAGTTGTAGATGAGGAATACGCTGCTTATATCGATGATGTCATCAATGAACTGATAGAAAATGGTGTGGAGCCGATGATCTGCCTGGAACACTACGAAGTACCGGCTGTATTGTTTGAACAATATGGCGGCTGGGGTTCAAAGCAAGTGCTGGAGCTGTTTGTCAACTATGCGGAGAAAGTATTTGAACGATACGGAGACAGGGTCAAGCATTGGTTTACGTTTAATGAGCCCGTGGTTGTTCAGACGCGAGTTTACTTAGACGCGATTCGCTACCCATATGAACAAAATACGAAGAAATGGATGCAGTGGAACTTTAACAAGGGACTTGCCACTGCGAGAGTTGTAAAATTATTCAAAGAACTGGAACTCAAAGAAAAATACGGTGCGAAGATCGGTGTTATTTTAAACCCTGAAGTTACTTATGCACGCTCAACCGCAGAGCATGACCAGAAAGCAGCTCGGATGTACGATCTGCTCTTTAACCGTACGTTTCTTGACCCGGCGATTCATGGAACCTATCCACAGGAATTGTTTGAAGTGATGGATACTCACGGCATCACCTTTGATTATACAGAGGATGAGCTGCAGACGATTAAAGAAAATAGAGTCGATTATGTTGGTCTTAACCTGTACTTCCCTCACCGTGTGAAAGCACGTACGTCTGCCTGGAATGATGATATTCCTTTTCATCCAGAATTTTATTATGAAAAATTCGACCTCCCCGGTAAAAAGATGAATCCATACAGAGGCTGGGAAATTTACCCTCAGATTATGTATGATATGGCTATGAGAATGAAAACTGAATATGGCAACATTGAATGGTTCATCGCTGAGAACGGGATGGGAGTGGAAAATGAGAAACGCTTCAAAAATGAAGCAGGAATGATTGTCGATGATTATCGAATCGAATTCATAAGCGAACATTTAAAATGGCTTTTAAAAGGGGTAGAAGAGGGCTCCAACTGCCACGGGTATATGCTTTGGGCTTTCTCGGATAACGTATCACCGATGAACGCCTTTAAGAATCGCTACGGTTTAGTAGAAATAGATTTAGAGAACAATCGAAACCGCTCCTTAAAAAAGTCTGCCCATTGGTACCAGCGAATTATTGAGACCAGCCAATTCGAGGCAGCACGTGAAGATGAATATAAATAA
- a CDS encoding ROK family protein, giving the protein METYITFDLGGTYTKFALIDAQAELLETGRQKTPKTLDSLIAFMKEYADKHPEASGIAISSPGAVSEEGIVYGSSAINYLHGPNIKELVEKETKKAVHIENDANCAGWAELWKGAAKGKKDVLVVVIGTGIGGSVIQNGEVYKGKNLHAGEFGYMLISNQIRNSNDVWSRVASTQAMVRKVAEAKQLTEEELTGEQIFQWAEQGDPVSLQAIDEFYYLLAAGLYNLQYSHDPELILIGAGSVPVQS; this is encoded by the coding sequence ATGGAAACCTATATCACCTTCGATTTGGGAGGCACCTATACTAAATTTGCTTTGATCGATGCACAAGCGGAGCTATTGGAGACAGGAAGGCAAAAGACGCCGAAAACCTTGGATTCGTTAATTGCTTTTATGAAGGAATATGCGGATAAACATCCGGAAGCGAGTGGAATTGCCATAAGCAGTCCAGGGGCGGTGTCAGAAGAGGGAATCGTCTACGGCTCAAGCGCAATCAACTATTTGCACGGCCCTAATATTAAGGAGCTAGTTGAAAAAGAAACGAAGAAGGCAGTGCACATAGAAAATGATGCCAACTGCGCAGGATGGGCGGAGCTTTGGAAAGGCGCAGCCAAAGGAAAAAAAGATGTGCTCGTAGTTGTGATCGGTACAGGAATCGGCGGTTCTGTCATCCAAAATGGCGAGGTCTATAAGGGGAAAAATCTTCACGCTGGAGAATTTGGTTATATGCTTATTTCCAATCAAATAAGAAACAGCAATGATGTTTGGAGCCGTGTCGCATCTACCCAGGCCATGGTCAGAAAAGTGGCGGAAGCGAAGCAGCTTACGGAAGAAGAGCTCACCGGGGAGCAGATATTTCAGTGGGCAGAGCAAGGCGACCCCGTTTCACTTCAGGCGATCGATGAATTCTATTATTTGTTAGCCGCAGGTCTCTACAATCTCCAATACAGTCACGATCCTGAATTGATCTTGATCGGGGCGGGATCAGTGCCCGTCCAGAGTTAA
- the hutI gene encoding imidazolonepropionase: MTYDTIIENIGQFILPKAADHPLKGEDMKRLEIRENAAIATKNGKVEWIGTHVDAQRMETENRVDAEGKVVSPGLVDPHTHLVFGGSREEELALKQAGVPYLEILKRGGGILSTVKATREASEETLFAKSKQSLKRIASYGVTTLEAKSGYGLNRETELKQLRVVKRLKKTTVLDLVSTFLGPHAIPPESKEDPEAFLQEMIAMLPHIKEEELAEFTDVFCETGVFTIDQAKRFMEASMANGLTPKIHADEIDPLGGTELACQTGAISADHLVAASDEGMTALALSDTVAVLLPGTTFYLGKDHYANARGMIDRGASVALATDFNPGSCVTENLQLVMSLAALKLKMTPEEIWNAVTVNAAHAIGKGTSAGVLAPGRKADIVVWDVPNYKYIPYHYGVNHAMLVMKAGEVIWKRGDADVFSIPETGRVDSV; encoded by the coding sequence TTGACTTATGATACGATCATTGAAAATATAGGACAATTCATTTTACCAAAAGCTGCGGATCATCCTTTAAAAGGAGAAGACATGAAACGCCTCGAAATCAGAGAAAATGCTGCTATTGCTACTAAGAACGGCAAAGTAGAATGGATCGGGACCCATGTCGATGCTCAGCGAATGGAAACGGAAAACCGGGTGGATGCGGAAGGAAAAGTCGTTTCTCCAGGTCTGGTTGACCCTCACACTCACTTAGTATTCGGTGGCTCCCGTGAAGAAGAGCTGGCCCTGAAACAAGCGGGAGTACCGTACTTGGAGATCTTAAAGCGCGGCGGTGGAATTTTATCCACCGTCAAAGCTACGCGCGAAGCGTCAGAAGAAACTTTATTTGCAAAAAGCAAGCAGTCTTTAAAGCGAATAGCTTCTTATGGAGTAACGACGCTCGAAGCTAAAAGCGGCTATGGATTAAATAGAGAAACGGAATTAAAGCAGCTCCGTGTCGTCAAGCGGTTAAAGAAAACCACGGTTCTCGATCTTGTGTCTACCTTCCTTGGGCCGCATGCGATCCCACCAGAATCAAAGGAGGATCCCGAGGCGTTTCTCCAGGAAATGATCGCTATGCTTCCACATATTAAAGAAGAAGAGCTGGCGGAATTTACGGATGTTTTTTGTGAAACGGGTGTGTTTACCATTGATCAGGCGAAAAGGTTTATGGAAGCCTCCATGGCAAACGGTCTGACCCCTAAAATCCATGCGGATGAAATTGATCCGCTTGGCGGTACAGAATTAGCCTGTCAAACTGGGGCAATATCTGCCGATCACCTTGTAGCAGCGTCAGATGAAGGAATGACTGCTCTTGCCTTATCTGATACAGTGGCAGTCCTTTTGCCAGGGACCACATTTTATCTTGGTAAAGATCATTACGCGAATGCGCGAGGGATGATCGATCGAGGGGCATCGGTTGCGTTGGCGACGGATTTCAATCCGGGCAGCTGTGTTACAGAAAACTTGCAATTGGTGATGTCTCTGGCTGCTCTTAAGCTTAAAATGACTCCGGAAGAAATCTGGAATGCAGTTACGGTTAATGCGGCTCATGCCATCGGAAAAGGCACTTCTGCAGGTGTGCTAGCACCAGGAAGAAAGGCAGATATCGTCGTTTGGGACGTACCTAATTATAAATATATTCCTTACCATTATGGAGTGAATCACGCGATGCTTGTGATGAAAGCAGGAGAGGTGATCTGGAAGCGAGGTGACGCGGATGTCTTTTCAATACCTGAAACCGGCCGGGTCGACTCTGTTTAA